Proteins encoded together in one Petrotoga sp. 9PWA.NaAc.5.4 window:
- a CDS encoding electron transfer flavoprotein subunit beta/FixA family protein — MHIAVLVKQVPSTDNVKIDETTGTMIRSELESELNPLDMYSVEEAVKIKEAHAGTKISVISMGPSAAVYAIKEAISMGCDEGILLTDRKFAGADTLATAYTLSQYLKQTKNFDIIFAGERATDGETGQVGPSVAAQLNIPVLTYVNKIIEITENSIVVQRAVEGGNETVETTLPALLTVVKEINEPRLPNLENKLRAKNAKIDIVSRDQIDLEEEKIGLKGSPTRVVKVFYPKISRQGEKIVVRSPEEAVEKIITFLKEKGVIV, encoded by the coding sequence ATGCATATAGCAGTTTTAGTAAAACAAGTACCATCTACTGATAACGTTAAAATAGACGAAACGACAGGAACTATGATAAGAAGCGAATTAGAATCAGAGTTGAATCCACTTGATATGTATTCTGTAGAAGAAGCAGTGAAGATAAAGGAGGCACATGCTGGAACAAAAATAAGTGTAATCAGTATGGGACCTTCTGCTGCAGTTTATGCGATAAAAGAAGCAATATCTATGGGATGTGATGAAGGGATTTTACTTACTGACAGAAAATTTGCAGGTGCCGATACGTTGGCAACAGCTTACACACTTTCTCAGTATTTAAAACAGACTAAAAATTTTGACATTATTTTCGCAGGAGAAAGAGCAACAGATGGAGAAACAGGTCAAGTAGGGCCATCTGTAGCAGCGCAACTTAACATACCTGTTCTCACATATGTTAACAAAATTATTGAGATAACAGAAAATTCGATAGTAGTTCAAAGAGCCGTTGAAGGTGGTAACGAGACAGTTGAAACAACTTTACCAGCACTGTTAACAGTCGTAAAAGAAATAAATGAACCGAGATTACCAAATTTAGAGAATAAACTAAGGGCAAAAAATGCAAAAATAGATATTGTAAGTAGAGATCAAATTGATTTAGAAGAAGAAAAGATTGGTCTTAAAGGATCTCCTACAAGAGTAGTAAAAGTATTTTATCCAAAGATTTCAAGGCAGGGTGAAAAAATAGTTGTGAGGAGTCCCGAAGAAGCTGTGGAAAAAATTATCACTTTCTTAAAAGAAAAAGGTGTGATTGTATGA
- a CDS encoding electron transfer flavoprotein subunit alpha/FixB family protein has product MNQEYKGVWTIAEVTEGKINTVSYELLSWGKGLAEKLGTELSSIVLSDKIENKEDLIHYGADNVYYVENKRLNHFYPDMYVNILKNLIEEFKPEIILASATTFGRTLMPLLSAKLNTGLTADCTDFEIEDKTNKLIQIRPAIGGNVMAKIKTTTMPQMATVRPKSKKPLPKDEKRQGKTIKKEYDEEIYQTKYKWIEFKKDETSELPIQQADVVIAGGKGLKKKENFKYLYNLSQLLNGAVGATRAVVDMGWIDYSHQVGLSGKTVNPNLYIAIGISGAVQHIAGMSSSKYIISINKDPEAPILKVSDLGIVADASDILPLLIKGLNSGDKNE; this is encoded by the coding sequence ATGAATCAAGAATACAAAGGAGTATGGACAATAGCAGAAGTAACGGAGGGAAAAATAAACACAGTATCTTATGAACTTCTCAGTTGGGGAAAAGGGTTAGCTGAAAAGCTGGGAACTGAACTTTCAAGTATTGTTTTATCAGATAAAATAGAAAATAAAGAAGATTTAATACATTACGGTGCAGATAACGTGTACTATGTTGAAAATAAAAGACTCAACCATTTTTATCCTGATATGTATGTTAATATTTTAAAGAATTTGATTGAAGAATTTAAGCCAGAAATAATTTTAGCTTCAGCTACAACATTTGGAAGAACTTTGATGCCTTTACTTTCAGCGAAATTAAATACAGGTTTAACAGCTGATTGTACAGATTTTGAGATAGAAGATAAAACAAATAAGCTAATTCAAATAAGACCTGCGATAGGTGGAAATGTGATGGCAAAGATAAAAACAACAACGATGCCACAAATGGCAACGGTGAGACCAAAATCGAAAAAACCTTTGCCAAAAGACGAAAAAAGGCAAGGAAAGACGATAAAAAAGGAATATGATGAAGAAATTTATCAAACTAAGTACAAATGGATTGAGTTCAAAAAAGATGAAACCAGTGAATTACCTATACAACAGGCAGATGTAGTGATAGCAGGTGGTAAAGGGCTGAAGAAAAAAGAGAATTTTAAATATCTTTATAATTTATCCCAGTTGTTAAATGGAGCAGTAGGGGCAACAAGAGCAGTTGTAGATATGGGATGGATAGACTATTCTCACCAAGTAGGACTTTCAGGTAAAACCGTGAATCCTAATTTGTATATAGCAATAGGTATATCAGGAGCTGTACAGCATATAGCTGGGATGTCTTCCTCTAAATACATTATTTCGATAAATAAAGATCCAGAAGCGCCAATATTGAAAGTATCGGATTTAGGGATAGTTGCGGATGCATCAGATATATTACCGTTACTTATTAAAGGGCTAAATTCAGGTGATAAAAATGAATGA
- the larA gene encoding nickel-dependent lactate racemase: MKVIIPYGKSEKSITLRDDLNIITLKKIKTEGLKAIKDEIIKSLRFPIGTPPLFTLAKGKKDCCIVISDTTRPVPNSILLPPIIDALKIAGIKEENITILIANGSHEPVSEGAFEELIGKEVLSRKIKIINHDAYDENNLKYIGKVSYDCPVIINKNYLKADLKICTGLIEPHFMAGYSGGRKSICPGIVGIETLKVFHGVKAMEHPNSKSCVLESNPVDKIAKEVSLMAGCDFIVNVTLNENKDITGIYSGDIFEAHQLGCDFIARNAIVEIEEPVDVVITSNGGYPLDQNYYQTVKGLVEASEILNHNGVIIMISECKNGLGKREFKNLLLELKEKGIKDFLKIHDSSKTFKSDQWEVQKLTQVLEKTQNIFLYSSLTDEDYKYTFANKIVSVEEGIEKALNLIGESAKIAVIPEGPYVVGKVKEREGGL; encoded by the coding sequence ATGAAAGTTATAATACCGTATGGAAAAAGTGAGAAATCTATAACGTTAAGAGATGATTTAAATATTATAACACTGAAAAAAATTAAAACGGAGGGTTTAAAAGCTATAAAAGATGAAATAATAAAATCATTAAGATTTCCTATTGGTACCCCTCCTCTTTTTACTTTAGCGAAAGGTAAAAAAGATTGTTGCATAGTAATTTCTGATACTACAAGACCCGTTCCAAATTCTATTCTTTTGCCTCCTATTATTGATGCATTGAAGATAGCAGGAATAAAAGAAGAAAATATAACCATTTTAATAGCAAATGGATCTCATGAACCAGTTTCAGAAGGTGCTTTTGAGGAATTGATAGGAAAAGAAGTTTTAAGCAGGAAAATTAAGATAATAAATCATGATGCATATGATGAGAACAATTTAAAATATATAGGTAAAGTTTCTTATGATTGTCCGGTTATTATAAATAAAAATTATTTAAAAGCTGATTTAAAAATTTGTACAGGTTTAATCGAACCACATTTTATGGCAGGGTATTCAGGTGGAAGAAAATCAATATGTCCAGGTATAGTTGGAATTGAAACTTTAAAAGTTTTTCATGGAGTAAAGGCAATGGAGCATCCTAATTCAAAAAGTTGTGTGTTAGAAAGTAACCCTGTTGATAAAATTGCTAAAGAAGTTTCGCTTATGGCCGGTTGTGATTTTATAGTTAATGTTACTTTGAATGAAAATAAAGATATAACTGGTATTTATTCAGGAGATATCTTTGAAGCACATCAATTAGGATGTGATTTTATAGCAAGAAATGCCATTGTAGAAATAGAAGAACCAGTTGATGTTGTAATAACTTCAAATGGTGGTTATCCACTCGATCAAAATTATTATCAGACCGTTAAAGGGTTGGTAGAAGCATCAGAGATTTTAAACCATAATGGAGTAATAATAATGATCTCTGAGTGCAAAAATGGTTTAGGAAAAAGAGAATTTAAGAATTTATTATTGGAATTAAAAGAAAAAGGAATAAAAGATTTTTTGAAAATCCATGATTCTTCGAAGACTTTCAAAAGCGATCAATGGGAAGTACAAAAGTTAACGCAAGTTTTAGAGAAAACGCAGAATATTTTTCTGTATTCATCTTTAACTGACGAAGATTATAAATATACTTTCGCTAACAAAATAGTAAGTGTTGAAGAAGGTATTGAAAAAGCTTTGAATTTAATAGGAGAAAGTGCTAAAATTGCAGTTATACCAGAAGGACCATATGTTGTTGGTAAAGTTAAGGAAAGAGAAGGAGGTTTATGA